A genomic region of Chryseobacterium sp. KACC 21268 contains the following coding sequences:
- a CDS encoding discoidin domain-containing protein — MLNSSSVSITQSGGNGQQAFVVDNSVAANNFWQSTAAGQSLTIDYGQSYTLNGMTYYPSTTGSKVLGYTIQTSTDNVTFTNVATGTFPNYGGYNLAEKGIPNTIRFASPVNARYLRMIVADNGKRVAEIVPLVCGLTPINMTCERVPLISTSTNETATGKKSVRSLDNNWTVTHFTGGTASPTTSSYNYSSIANSVFHPAIVVGRAVVTAGNPNQTWATSPFGNADWISATQNGFDNDSPATGASTLPNTYFYKYKFNIADPFLANNLKLRLDYYVDNQIVRVYINGVDQNINTTDFLGYANGHEKSTFLKNNFQTGINELVVQMYSEPHYAGLLVQGLESCYCVKEPIGGTPQGYTKVGISNQTKQSNWPLNIANGHIALESKNDGFVITRVNHVSTTPLASDSIADPKEGMVVYDIVDKCVKLFNGANWTCIQRTCNDSN, encoded by the coding sequence ATGCTCAACTCATCTTCGGTATCTATTACTCAAAGTGGAGGAAATGGTCAGCAGGCTTTTGTTGTTGATAATAGCGTAGCTGCAAATAATTTTTGGCAATCAACCGCAGCAGGCCAATCTTTGACAATAGACTATGGGCAATCTTACACATTGAATGGGATGACTTATTATCCAAGTACCACGGGAAGCAAAGTTTTAGGTTATACCATTCAAACCAGTACAGATAATGTAACTTTCACTAATGTAGCTACCGGTACTTTTCCAAATTATGGAGGATATAATCTTGCTGAAAAAGGAATTCCAAATACTATTAGATTTGCAAGCCCAGTCAATGCAAGATATCTCAGAATGATTGTAGCCGACAACGGAAAGAGAGTTGCAGAGATAGTTCCTTTAGTTTGTGGACTTACACCAATCAATATGACTTGTGAAAGAGTACCATTAATTAGTACCTCAACGAATGAAACGGCAACTGGTAAAAAATCTGTTAGAAGTCTTGATAATAATTGGACAGTAACTCATTTTACAGGTGGAACGGCTTCTCCAACAACCAGTTCTTACAATTACAGCAGTATTGCTAATTCAGTTTTCCATCCTGCAATTGTAGTGGGACGTGCGGTAGTAACTGCAGGGAATCCTAATCAAACTTGGGCAACAAGTCCCTTTGGTAACGCAGATTGGATTTCTGCAACACAAAATGGCTTTGACAATGATTCACCTGCTACTGGGGCTTCCACATTGCCTAACACGTATTTTTACAAGTACAAGTTTAATATTGCTGATCCTTTCCTTGCTAATAATTTAAAATTACGATTGGATTATTATGTTGACAACCAAATAGTAAGAGTTTACATCAATGGGGTTGATCAAAATATTAATACGACAGACTTTTTAGGTTACGCAAATGGTCACGAGAAATCAACATTTTTGAAAAATAATTTCCAAACTGGAATTAATGAATTAGTAGTACAAATGTACTCAGAGCCACATTATGCAGGTTTGCTGGTACAAGGTCTTGAATCTTGCTACTGTGTGAAAGAGCCTATTGGCGGAACACCTCAAGGTTATACGAAAGTTGGAATATCTAATCAAACGAAACAAAGCAATTGGCCATTGAATATTGCGAACGGGCACATTGCTCTAGAGTCCAAAAATGATGGTTTTGTAATTACCCGCGTAAACCACGTGAGCACAACGCCACTAGCATCAGATTCTATTGCTGATCCAAAAGAGGGAATGGTTGTCTACGATATTGTCGACAAATGTGTGAAGCTTTTCAATGGTGCAAACTGGACTTGTATCCAAAGAACTTGTAACGATAGTAATTAA
- a CDS encoding helix-turn-helix transcriptional regulator, producing MKDNFDVNNQKRRQFGRIFFYSVAGVFAFFLLLSIFIKDSGVVVSKGILFFGFFLTIYTAYLLSKTKYDFVKLYRILTFFLGFFITYVSLLISDISRAIHFLFVPIVLLIMLISSFKKAVSWGIVFLLFSVFSSQISAYFQLDIREDFFKNQPEILLIQEYIVIIIATYFSFVILYFNNEFIKANSEDQPVPLLDEINQEDFPREDHFSESENSSELTFESLDKDKILYQKIVQFFEEKKPYKNPEFNIRKLAELLDSNSTYVSRALNRVGNKKFNQLVNDYRIDQVKREIAGNLHQKFTLEHIYTNAGFSQQSTFNRIFKEYTGFTPSEYIENLDRSNNM from the coding sequence TTGAAAGATAATTTCGACGTAAACAATCAGAAGAGAAGACAGTTCGGTAGAATTTTTTTCTATTCTGTAGCAGGTGTATTCGCATTTTTCCTGCTTCTTAGTATTTTTATAAAAGACAGTGGCGTAGTAGTCTCCAAGGGAATTCTTTTCTTTGGATTCTTCCTTACAATATATACGGCATATCTGCTGTCCAAAACCAAATACGATTTTGTAAAGCTCTATCGGATTCTTACTTTTTTCCTGGGATTCTTCATTACCTATGTCAGTTTATTAATTTCTGACATTTCTCGGGCTATTCATTTTTTATTTGTTCCTATTGTTTTGCTGATAATGCTTATCTCATCGTTTAAGAAAGCTGTTTCTTGGGGAATTGTATTTCTACTATTTAGTGTCTTCAGTTCACAGATCTCAGCTTATTTCCAACTCGACATTAGAGAGGATTTTTTTAAAAACCAACCAGAAATCCTATTAATCCAGGAATATATTGTCATCATCATCGCAACTTACTTTTCATTTGTGATTCTATATTTTAATAATGAGTTTATAAAAGCCAATAGTGAAGATCAGCCTGTACCATTGTTGGACGAAATCAATCAGGAAGATTTCCCTCGGGAAGATCATTTTTCGGAATCGGAAAATAGTTCAGAACTGACTTTTGAATCATTGGACAAGGACAAAATACTGTATCAAAAAATCGTACAGTTTTTTGAAGAAAAAAAACCCTATAAGAATCCAGAATTTAACATTAGAAAACTGGCAGAACTTTTAGACTCTAACAGTACGTATGTTTCCCGAGCATTGAATAGAGTCGGAAACAAAAAATTTAATCAACTCGTAAATGATTACAGGATAGACCAGGTAAAAAGAGAAATTGCGGGGAATCTACATCAGAAATTCACTCTGGAACATATTTATACAAATGCGGGATTCTCCCAGCAATCTACATTCAACAGAATCTTTAAAGAGTATACTGGATTTACGCCTTCTGAATATATAGAAAATTTGGACCGTTCAAACAACATGTAG
- a CDS encoding arginine deiminase family protein gives MNLNIKNETGKLKSVVLGQPKSNGPIPTLAESYDAKSYNTIESGIYPKEEDIVFEMSEFEKVLKKYDVEVFRPKIIKDYNQVFARDVAFVIEDKMIISNIIPDRADEQEAYRHIIDKVSWRNVVNLPEKAHIEGGDVIVWDEFLFIGTSYSPDYRNLKTARTNEYAIEILKEYFPKKRIIDLDLKKSDTKPYEGILHLDCTFNPIGEDKCVIYKNGFVDEDDYQLVLDIFGEENCFNVNDEEMFQMFPNVFSISPDVVVSDKAFTRMNDHFRNEWGITVEEIPYREISKMGGLLRCSTLPLVRE, from the coding sequence ATCAACCTCAATATTAAAAACGAAACGGGAAAACTAAAGTCTGTAGTTCTGGGGCAACCAAAATCCAACGGACCAATTCCAACGCTTGCAGAAAGCTACGACGCCAAATCATACAACACAATCGAAAGCGGTATCTATCCAAAAGAGGAAGATATTGTCTTCGAAATGTCAGAATTTGAGAAAGTTCTGAAGAAATATGATGTTGAGGTTTTCCGTCCGAAAATCATCAAAGATTACAACCAGGTTTTTGCACGCGATGTAGCTTTCGTCATCGAGGATAAAATGATCATTTCAAACATCATCCCAGACCGCGCAGATGAGCAGGAAGCTTACCGACATATTATTGACAAAGTTTCTTGGAGAAACGTGGTCAATCTGCCAGAAAAAGCGCACATCGAAGGTGGTGACGTGATTGTTTGGGACGAATTTTTATTCATTGGAACCAGTTACAGCCCAGATTACAGAAATCTGAAAACCGCCAGAACCAACGAATACGCCATCGAAATCCTAAAAGAATATTTTCCTAAAAAGAGAATCATCGATTTGGATTTGAAGAAAAGTGACACCAAACCTTACGAAGGCATTTTGCATTTAGATTGTACCTTCAACCCAATTGGAGAGGACAAATGTGTGATTTATAAAAACGGATTTGTGGACGAAGATGATTACCAATTGGTTCTTGATATTTTTGGCGAAGAAAATTGCTTTAATGTCAATGACGAAGAGATGTTCCAAATGTTCCCGAATGTTTTCTCAATCTCACCAGACGTTGTAGTCTCGGACAAAGCTTTCACCAGAATGAATGACCATTTCCGCAACGAATGGGGAATTACTGTAGAAGAAATTCCATATAGAGAAATTTCCAAAATGGGCGGACTTTTGAGATGTTCAACGCTTCCATTAGTTAGAGAGTAA
- a CDS encoding arginine deiminase-related protein translates to MQTTDTVLMIEPIAFGFNEQTAVNNYFQVQQEGNVQEKALQEFHSFVEKLRAKGINVITIKDTIEPKTPDSIFPNNWVSFHADGKIVLYPMFAENRRLERREDIIKQIKEQFGVTEIIDYSKIENENKYLEGTGSMIFDHDNKIAYGSVSLRLDEELFRKFCADFGFTPVVFYSYQTAGDERLPIYHTNVMMCVADKFVVICLDCIDDESEKQNVIDSIKNSGKELIEISEDQMQNFAGNMLQVQNNSGEKFLIMSQSAYKSLKSEQVSAIEKYSEIIYSDLETIETNGGGSARCMLAEVFLPKK, encoded by the coding sequence ATGCAAACCACAGATACAGTTCTAATGATAGAGCCAATCGCTTTCGGATTCAACGAGCAAACGGCGGTTAACAATTATTTCCAAGTTCAGCAGGAAGGAAATGTGCAGGAAAAAGCGCTTCAGGAATTCCATTCTTTTGTTGAGAAATTGAGAGCGAAAGGCATCAACGTCATTACCATTAAAGATACGATTGAACCAAAGACACCGGATTCAATTTTCCCTAACAATTGGGTGAGTTTTCACGCTGATGGAAAAATCGTTTTGTATCCAATGTTTGCCGAAAACAGACGTTTGGAAAGACGTGAAGATATCATTAAGCAAATCAAAGAACAATTTGGCGTCACAGAAATCATCGATTATTCCAAGATTGAAAACGAGAACAAATATCTGGAAGGAACTGGAAGTATGATTTTCGACCACGACAACAAGATTGCCTATGGCTCGGTTTCGTTGAGGTTGGATGAGGAACTTTTTAGAAAATTCTGTGCTGATTTTGGATTTACGCCCGTCGTTTTTTATTCTTATCAAACTGCCGGCGACGAAAGATTGCCAATCTATCACACCAACGTGATGATGTGCGTGGCGGACAAGTTTGTCGTAATCTGTTTGGATTGTATCGACGATGAAAGTGAAAAACAAAACGTCATCGATTCCATCAAAAATTCAGGGAAAGAATTGATAGAAATCTCCGAAGACCAAATGCAGAATTTCGCCGGAAATATGCTTCAGGTCCAGAATAATTCGGGAGAAAAGTTCCTGATAATGAGCCAAAGTGCTTACAAATCTTTGAAATCGGAACAAGTTTCCGCGATTGAAAAATATTCAGAAATCATTTACTCCGATTTGGAAACCATAGAAACCAACGGTGGCGGAAGTGCCCGATGTATGTTGGCAGAGGTTTTCTTGCCGAAGAAATAA
- a CDS encoding PKD domain-containing protein: protein MINKLFFWLVFLSVGMQAQNVSFADANFKQALVGGVVAQNNFVLAYDQNGTNILIDQNQDGEIQLSEAALVYRIDFRQISNYTTLEGINSFVNLEAIYYINDSSYSHSHGKIGDINIDGLNNFKIFNLSECDIANVSIKNCPNLLEIKSAYTDSYNASAYNIHGNTQALIVNNCPQVNTIVWTNNNLAVSNITNCPNLTKLELRGNSLVTFDASQFTNLEYLDLSNNKQTWGPISGEANFDPSLASLNINGLSKLEYLNLNNQLLSNLDFAQLSQLHSLEIEGNNFTHLSFTQNLVLENVNFTSNPNLEYLFLKNGRKQLLVSYNGAFVGTNIKYICADDSEIEDIKTILINEGKTANVNTYCSFTPGGNFNTISGTVRFDANSNGCDASDNPFEFLKLKINDGANSGETFAQNDGKYEFYTQAGNFNLTALAENPGLFSISPATFSTSFADSNNNVFTQDICVTANGNQNDAEVVIAPLTGARPGFDATYKLVWRNKGNTTLSGKVILNYDASKMTFQSSSLPYSVASNGTLEFDYTNLKPFANTASEITFTINTPTNSTNPVNSGDILTFNAQITPNSADLTPEDNNFGFNHTVVNSFDPNDIICLEGETVPSVAVGKYMHYVVNFENTGTAEAENIVVKMDINPAEFDINTLQLQNASADVVTTISGNKVEFAFKKIKLQSGGHGGVLLKIRTNPNLVEGDIFKNKAEIYFDYNFPIDTNDYITEILDETSILKAKINYNATQFSNNNYPVDFDGSLSTGTITNYTWEFSGNPTVSSTTVSSPTVVYTTPGNYTAKLTVSDADDKSSSQTVSFSIGGNSADISTGKGSDGNPLNIDADDDDWKGYDINGTEITPKVRHTYSGWSNADIGNGNNSQWISLNNFEGYYTYKSREFAIPENATDATLNLRSLSFVRNWTYLVKVNPDGSEDEIEITKTQWMNDGAKGWLNSRSPKVENYSLSAGRYYIKVLVFSNNSSVRQSLDLNAVVYCSSGLIYANKKTVSSPTLGNEDLKLNEVTVYPIPTKGEVNILAKENVKSIALYDAAGRVLQTQILSLPSKNLKFNINAGNGIYYLKIKTDSKEIIRKVIKK, encoded by the coding sequence ATGATTAATAAATTATTTTTTTGGCTCGTATTCCTCTCAGTAGGGATGCAGGCTCAAAATGTTTCTTTTGCAGATGCCAATTTTAAGCAAGCTTTGGTAGGTGGTGTAGTTGCTCAAAACAATTTTGTGCTTGCCTATGATCAAAACGGGACTAATATTCTTATAGACCAAAATCAGGATGGAGAAATACAGCTTTCCGAGGCTGCTCTGGTATATAGAATAGATTTCAGACAAATATCTAACTACACAACTTTAGAAGGCATCAATTCTTTCGTGAATTTGGAGGCAATCTATTATATCAACGATTCTTCCTACTCACACAGCCACGGAAAAATCGGGGATATAAACATTGATGGACTTAATAATTTCAAAATTTTTAATTTGTCAGAATGTGATATTGCAAACGTAAGCATCAAAAATTGTCCGAATCTGTTGGAAATAAAATCTGCTTATACGGATAGTTACAATGCTTCTGCGTATAATATTCACGGGAATACACAGGCTTTGATAGTTAATAATTGTCCGCAAGTGAACACCATTGTTTGGACTAATAATAATCTCGCTGTATCCAATATTACAAATTGTCCCAATCTTACAAAACTAGAATTGCGTGGCAATTCTCTTGTGACTTTTGATGCGTCACAATTTACAAATCTTGAGTATCTTGACCTTTCGAATAATAAGCAGACTTGGGGACCAATCTCTGGCGAAGCTAACTTTGATCCTTCTCTTGCGAGTTTGAATATCAATGGATTGTCGAAATTGGAATATCTGAATCTAAATAATCAACTCCTTTCGAATCTTGATTTTGCTCAACTTTCTCAATTGCATAGTTTGGAGATCGAAGGTAATAATTTCACTCATTTAAGCTTCACGCAGAATTTGGTATTAGAAAATGTAAACTTTACTTCTAATCCGAATTTGGAATATCTTTTTTTGAAAAATGGAAGAAAACAACTGCTAGTAAGTTATAACGGAGCGTTTGTAGGAACTAACATCAAATACATCTGTGCAGACGATTCTGAAATTGAAGATATTAAAACAATATTAATTAATGAGGGAAAAACGGCCAACGTCAACACCTACTGCTCCTTCACACCGGGAGGAAACTTCAACACCATTTCCGGAACTGTGAGATTTGATGCGAACAGCAACGGCTGCGATGCCTCAGACAATCCTTTCGAATTCTTGAAGCTTAAAATAAATGACGGGGCAAACTCCGGAGAAACCTTCGCTCAGAATGATGGAAAATACGAGTTTTACACACAAGCTGGTAATTTCAATCTGACTGCTCTGGCGGAAAATCCGGGCTTGTTCTCCATTTCGCCAGCCACTTTCAGTACTAGTTTTGCGGATTCTAACAACAATGTCTTTACCCAAGATATTTGCGTCACAGCCAACGGAAACCAAAACGATGCTGAGGTGGTGATTGCGCCACTTACAGGCGCAAGACCAGGATTTGATGCGACTTACAAACTGGTTTGGAGAAACAAAGGAAACACAACGCTTTCCGGAAAAGTAATCCTGAATTACGATGCCAGCAAAATGACTTTCCAAAGCAGCTCGCTTCCGTATTCGGTTGCGAGCAATGGAACTTTGGAGTTTGATTACACCAATCTGAAACCTTTCGCAAATACAGCTTCGGAAATCACATTCACGATTAATACACCAACCAATTCTACAAATCCAGTAAACTCTGGCGATATTTTGACATTCAATGCGCAGATCACGCCAAACAGTGCAGATCTAACACCGGAGGACAACAACTTTGGTTTCAACCACACAGTGGTGAACTCCTTTGACCCGAATGATATTATTTGTTTGGAAGGTGAAACTGTGCCGTCTGTTGCGGTTGGGAAATATATGCATTATGTTGTCAATTTTGAAAATACAGGAACAGCCGAAGCAGAAAATATTGTGGTGAAAATGGACATCAATCCTGCAGAATTTGATATTAATACACTTCAATTGCAAAATGCTTCTGCTGATGTTGTCACAACAATATCAGGGAACAAAGTGGAATTTGCATTCAAAAAAATAAAACTGCAAAGTGGAGGTCACGGTGGTGTTCTTCTTAAAATAAGAACAAACCCAAATCTTGTGGAAGGCGATATTTTTAAAAACAAAGCAGAGATTTATTTCGATTATAATTTCCCGATTGATACCAATGATTATATCACAGAAATCCTAGACGAAACGTCTATTCTGAAAGCTAAAATTAATTACAACGCGACTCAATTTAGCAACAATAATTATCCAGTAGATTTTGATGGAAGCCTCAGTACTGGAACTATTACCAATTATACTTGGGAATTCTCCGGAAATCCGACAGTAAGTTCTACAACAGTATCAAGCCCAACCGTAGTCTATACCACACCAGGAAACTACACCGCAAAACTGACTGTTTCTGATGCTGATGACAAATCTTCTTCTCAGACCGTATCATTCAGCATTGGTGGGAATTCTGCGGATATTTCTACTGGAAAAGGCTCAGATGGAAATCCGTTGAATATAGATGCTGACGATGACGATTGGAAAGGCTATGACATCAACGGAACCGAAATCACACCGAAAGTAAGACACACATATTCCGGTTGGAGCAACGCAGACATCGGAAACGGAAACAACAGCCAATGGATTTCTCTGAACAACTTCGAAGGTTATTACACCTACAAAAGCAGAGAGTTTGCCATCCCAGAAAATGCGACAGATGCAACTCTGAATCTTAGATCTCTATCTTTCGTAAGAAACTGGACGTATCTCGTAAAAGTAAACCCAGACGGAAGTGAAGACGAAATCGAAATCACAAAAACCCAATGGATGAATGATGGTGCAAAAGGTTGGCTAAACAGCCGAAGCCCGAAAGTGGAAAACTATAGCTTGTCTGCTGGAAGATATTACATCAAAGTTTTGGTATTCTCCAACAACTCTAGCGTGAGACAATCTTTGGATTTGAACGCAGTTGTGTATTGCTCGTCTGGATTGATTTATGCCAACAAGAAAACGGTTTCTTCGCCAACCTTAGGCAATGAAGATTTGAAGCTAAATGAAGTAACGGTTTATCCAATTCCGACAAAAGGCGAAGTGAACATTCTTGCAAAAGAAAATGTAAAATCTATAGCGTTGTACGATGCTGCAGGAAGAGTTTTGCAAACCCAAATCTTAAGTTTGCCTTCCAAGAATCTTAAATTTAATATCAATGCAGGCAACGGAATTTATTATCTCAAGATAAAAACCGATAGCAAAGAGATAATACGAAAAGTAATCAAAAAGTAA
- a CDS encoding LytTR family DNA-binding domain-containing protein, translating to MIKAVLIDDDGNLREGMKMMINLYAPEIQIVGEADSVKTGTELMERVKPDIAFLDILMNDGTGFDILEKLNEKFGNVTSHIIFITAHEEFAIKAFRFSALDFLLKPVNPDELQSVLKKIKNVIHQNTDNKNIGLLLENIQKKSEGFKKIALSTSDGIHLFEIKDIIRCESEDNYTKFFIKNHKPVMISKTLKEYEELLKDQGFGRIHQSHLINLNELKSYIRKEGGFVIMSDDSQLPVSQRKKERLQELISKL from the coding sequence ATGATAAAAGCTGTATTAATAGACGATGACGGCAATCTGCGGGAAGGAATGAAGATGATGATAAATCTGTACGCGCCAGAAATCCAAATCGTGGGCGAGGCAGATAGCGTGAAAACTGGAACAGAACTGATGGAAAGGGTAAAACCCGACATCGCATTTCTGGATATTCTGATGAATGACGGAACTGGTTTTGATATTTTGGAAAAACTGAATGAGAAATTTGGGAACGTGACTTCTCATATTATTTTCATCACGGCTCATGAGGAATTTGCGATTAAAGCGTTTCGATTCAGTGCGTTGGATTTTCTTTTGAAACCTGTGAATCCTGATGAATTACAGAGCGTTTTGAAGAAAATCAAAAATGTAATCCATCAAAATACGGACAACAAAAACATTGGATTGCTGTTGGAAAATATTCAGAAAAAATCTGAAGGTTTCAAAAAAATTGCGCTTTCAACGTCAGACGGGATTCATCTTTTTGAGATTAAAGACATCATCCGCTGCGAAAGTGAAGACAATTATACAAAGTTTTTCATCAAAAATCACAAGCCCGTGATGATTTCCAAAACCTTGAAGGAATATGAGGAACTGCTGAAGGATCAGGGTTTTGGGAGGATTCATCAGTCGCATTTGATTAACCTGAATGAGTTGAAATCTTACATCAGGAAGGAAGGCGGATTTGTCATAATGTCAGATGATTCTCAGCTTCCAGTTTCTCAGCGGAAGAAGGAAAGACTTCAGGAATTAATTAGTAAACTATAA
- a CDS encoding tetratricopeptide repeat protein — MKPLFSILLFCFFVINSAQNPDADSLILLLKKTKEIDRITQLHNQISEAYQVSDPNEMQSYARLALSTARKNNNKIQEAKAFQNIGVSYIVLSDYDKAIQNFEASEKILIKQNVNLKEVKEVLAKTLGSKGFAYMEQNRYAEALEYDFRAMRIYENMDNKIQLSKIYNNIGVIYNSIDDGKKALEYFLKANSLQKIQKNTAVAVSASNIGFIYLKQNQKAKAKQYFDESLKAFETNPNPKGLGELYNNYSRYYISENQYDAAKKFLLKAEETFQSIENKFGLSDTYLLLGEIYFQENNLEKSLEFASKSQKMSKELSLSETLMKSEKLLSDIYDKQGNQELALRHLRNYNLEKDNLEKIINEQQRLKTELDFHYEKVQLEKKETEMREKLLVILGFVVLAFVLVGLFFYFRNKEREKTLTLQKQLAEFEHKALHLQMNPHFVFNCLAAISSFIMQNGKEDAMKYLSKFSKLMRLTLEFSKESSIPIDKEIEALQNYLELEQLRFNQKFDFKINKDSEIEDDTAIPSLLLQPYVENAIIHGVAPKDGKGFIRIDFMQNDDQLLCVIEDDGVGINTSRELKKNSVNVHKSMALEISKKRLETLEELENKKVNLKIEELKDENNNSRGTRITLELPLNYIKD, encoded by the coding sequence ATGAAACCTCTTTTTTCAATTTTACTATTTTGCTTTTTTGTTATCAACTCTGCACAGAATCCCGATGCAGATTCTTTGATTTTGCTCCTGAAAAAAACCAAAGAAATTGACAGAATCACCCAACTTCACAATCAGATTTCTGAGGCATATCAAGTCTCAGACCCCAATGAAATGCAGAGCTACGCTAGGTTGGCTCTCAGCACAGCGAGGAAAAATAATAATAAAATCCAAGAGGCAAAAGCGTTCCAAAACATAGGCGTTTCCTACATTGTCCTAAGCGATTATGACAAAGCGATTCAGAATTTTGAGGCATCGGAAAAGATACTCATTAAGCAGAATGTAAACTTGAAGGAAGTCAAGGAAGTTCTTGCAAAAACCCTAGGAAGCAAAGGGTTTGCCTATATGGAGCAGAATAGATATGCAGAGGCTTTGGAATATGATTTTCGGGCGATGAGAATCTATGAAAATATGGACAATAAAATCCAATTGTCTAAGATTTACAATAACATTGGTGTGATTTATAATTCCATTGATGATGGGAAAAAAGCTTTGGAATATTTCCTTAAAGCAAACAGCCTCCAAAAGATTCAGAAGAATACAGCAGTTGCTGTAAGTGCTTCTAATATTGGATTTATTTATCTTAAACAAAATCAAAAAGCCAAAGCAAAACAATATTTTGACGAAAGTTTGAAAGCTTTCGAAACCAATCCGAATCCAAAAGGTTTAGGCGAACTTTATAATAATTATTCTCGATATTATATTTCTGAAAATCAATATGATGCAGCTAAGAAATTTTTGCTGAAAGCAGAAGAAACCTTTCAAAGTATTGAGAACAAGTTTGGACTTTCGGATACTTATCTCTTGTTGGGAGAAATTTATTTTCAAGAAAATAATCTGGAAAAATCACTTGAGTTCGCTAGCAAAAGCCAGAAAATGTCCAAGGAATTGAGCCTTTCGGAAACGCTGATGAAATCTGAAAAATTACTTTCCGACATCTATGACAAACAAGGAAATCAGGAATTGGCGTTGCGGCATCTCAGAAATTATAACCTAGAAAAAGATAACCTCGAAAAAATAATCAACGAACAGCAACGTCTGAAAACGGAACTCGATTTTCATTATGAAAAAGTGCAACTCGAGAAGAAGGAAACGGAAATGCGAGAAAAACTGTTGGTGATTTTGGGTTTCGTGGTTTTGGCTTTTGTCTTGGTCGGCTTGTTTTTCTACTTCCGAAACAAAGAGCGGGAAAAAACTTTAACCTTACAAAAACAACTTGCAGAGTTTGAGCACAAAGCTTTGCATTTGCAGATGAATCCTCATTTTGTGTTCAATTGTCTGGCAGCAATTTCGTCATTCATTATGCAAAACGGGAAGGAAGATGCGATGAAATATCTGTCCAAGTTTTCCAAGCTGATGCGCTTGACACTCGAGTTTTCAAAAGAATCGTCTATTCCAATTGACAAAGAAATCGAGGCTTTGCAAAACTATCTTGAGCTGGAACAATTGAGATTCAATCAGAAATTTGATTTTAAAATTAATAAAGATTCAGAAATTGAGGACGACACGGCGATTCCGTCTTTGCTGTTGCAACCTTATGTGGAAAATGCCATCATCCACGGTGTTGCGCCGAAAGATGGTAAAGGTTTTATCAGAATAGATTTTATGCAGAATGATGACCAGCTTCTTTGTGTGATAGAGGACGATGGAGTAGGGATAAACACTTCTAGGGAACTCAAGAAAAACTCTGTGAATGTGCACAAATCTATGGCTCTCGAGATTTCTAAAAAAAGATTGGAAACTCTGGAAGAGCTGGAAAATAAAAAGGTAAATCTGAAAATAGAGGAACTGAAAGATGAAAATAATAATAGCCGAGGAACCAGAATCACGCTGGAGCTTCCGCTGAATTATATAAAAGATTAA
- the nadD gene encoding nicotinate (nicotinamide) nucleotide adenylyltransferase, whose amino-acid sequence MENAKKIGLFFGSFNPIHIGHLILGNYILENSDMAELWFVVSPQNPFKDKKSLLKDHNRLDMVQLAIKNYPKMRASNVEFSLPVPSYTIDTLAYLKEKHPNFSFSLIMGEDNLGSLHKWKNYELLLENYQIIVYPRISGEEKKGEYLKHENIHQINAPIIELSATEIRNMIKAGKNTRPMLPPEVFDYLDGSSFYK is encoded by the coding sequence TTGGAAAACGCAAAGAAAATCGGACTTTTTTTCGGCTCGTTCAATCCTATTCATATCGGGCATTTGATTTTGGGTAATTATATTTTGGAGAATTCTGATATGGCGGAATTATGGTTTGTGGTAAGTCCGCAAAATCCATTCAAAGACAAAAAATCACTTTTGAAAGACCATAATCGTTTGGATATGGTTCAGCTGGCCATCAAAAATTATCCAAAAATGCGTGCCTCGAATGTAGAGTTTTCCTTACCCGTTCCGAGCTACACGATCGATACTTTGGCTTATCTGAAAGAAAAACATCCGAATTTTTCATTTTCATTAATAATGGGTGAAGATAATTTGGGAAGCCTGCACAAATGGAAAAACTACGAATTGCTGCTGGAAAATTATCAGATTATTGTTTATCCGAGAATTTCCGGTGAAGAGAAAAAGGGTGAGTATTTGAAGCACGAAAATATCCATCAAATCAATGCACCAATCATCGAACTTTCTGCTACAGAAATTAGAAATATGATTAAAGCAGGAAAAAATACGAGACCAATGTTGCCGCCGGAAGTTTTTGACTATTTGGATGGTTCTTCTTTTTATAAATAA